TTATATTATCTTTATATAGTCTGAGTACGTTCCCTGCTTTGGCAATACTGTTTATTTCCATACCCGGATTATTGATGAGAAGAGCAGTAAGACTCTGACCTGTTTTCTTTGTAATCTTATAAATACTGTCACCATTCTGAACTGAATATTTTCTCTCAATAATGCCATTCACGTTTTTTACATTTTTCAGTCCCGTTATTTCTTCTTCTGCATCATCTTTTAATGTAAAATTATATGAATATTTTTTCTGATATTGATTATTGCTGAATATATCAGCACAGGCCGTAAATATAATTCCTGAAAAAAATATTCCCAAAATAATGCCTTTTCCTTTTTTCATATATTCACCTGATTTATCTGTAATTTCCTAAAATAAATTATAAAATATACGTTGATTTAGTACAATTTTATAAAAAAATTTTAGTGGATATTACAAGTATTCTAACATACAGGACTAAATTTGTATAGTATTTAATATGATATTATTTTACAATAAAAAACTGAAAGATCAAGGGTTTATATTAATAACAGATATTCTTATAAAAATTTCTCAGTAAATATTTGAATTATTTGAGTTTCTGCCTGTAATCTTCGTGACTCAGCCCGAAAGCAGAAAAGCAGAGATTATCTGTATCTGTATTTATATAATTTTCACCGTATTCAGGCGAGAAATACAAATCAACATTACTGTCAAGTATCCTTATTATCACACTTCCATACTTATGCACCAAAGTGAAATTTAGTTTTTCCTGATTAAGTACCTTTATCATTTTAGAAACCGTAAGTTCTTTTACATTGTCAAAAATCCATTTATCCAGACTAATATTCTTCCCTGCATTTAGTTCGGCAAAATTATCACACCATATGGTGAAAAGTATCTCTTTATCAAAATGAAATTCTATATTCCCGTATAACCAAATATACAGATCGTGTCCCATATCACCGATTCTGTCCGGATCAGGAAAATTATTCAGTATCCACTCTTTTGTCTGCCCTGTTTCTATAAAGTCAAACTCCCCTTTTATGACAAATTTATATAAATCAACATCAACAGGTTTTTTTAATTTCATTTTTCTCACCTCTTCCAATAAAATTCTCTCTTTATTTCATAAAATAATTATTCTGTAATTGTCTGTATTTTCTCATTATATCATAATTTTTTTATCATGAAAAAATATTATCTTGTACATTTTTTCCAAGTTCAGCAATCAAAAAAAATTTCCCAACAAAAAAACTGTACCAATAATAAACTTTATCCTGGTACAGCCATATTTTATATTGTTATTTTTGAATTATCCTTTGATATCATATTTATCAGTTCATCATTCGAACTTGTCTTTTTAATGAGATCTATAAGCTTTTTCACTGCTTCTGCCTCATTATAGTTGCTTAGATATCTTCTGAAATTCCATATTGTTTTCAGTGTTTTTTCATCAAGAAGTATTTCTTCTTTTCTTGTTCCGCTCTTTAGTACATCTATTGCAGGAAATATTCTTAACTCCGCAAGAGATCTCTCAAGAATTACTTCCATATTTCCTGTTCCCTTAAATTCCTCGAATATTATGTCATCCATTTTACTTCCTGTTTCTATAAGGGCTGTAGCAATTATAGTCAGACTTCCGCCCTTTCTTATATTTCTTGCAGCTCCAAGAAATCTCTTCGGATAATACAAGGCTTTCGGGTCAATCCCTCCTGATATAAGTTTTCCGCTTGACGGAACTACTATATTATAAGATCTGGCAAGTCTTGTCAGACTATCCATCAGTATTACTATATCTTTTCCTTTTTCTACTTCTCTTTTTGCTTTTTCCAGTACATCTTCAGTTACCTTTATGTGAACACTTGGATCTTCATCGAACGTTGCAGCAAAAACTTCTGCATCACGCACATTTTCCTTTATATCCGTAACCTCTTCCGGTCTTTCATCAATAAGAAGTATCCATAATTCCACTTCTGGATTATTATTTATAATATCATTTGCCAAAGTCGATAAAAGTATTGTCTTACCTGCTTTCGGCGGTGCTACTATAAGACCTCTCTGCCCTTTTCCTATTGGTGCTATAAGGTCTATTATTCTTGACGACAGACTTGCCGCTGACAAGTTTAATTTTTCCTCAGGATACGAAGGCGTAAGATCATCAAAAAACGGTCTGTTAGTTGATTTTTCAGGAGCATCTCCGTTTATAAGGAGAGTTTTTATAAGTGCATAATTTTTTTCCGTTCCTATAGGCTCTCTTACTTCTCCTAAAACTATGTCCTCATTCCTAAGTGCAAATTTCCTCGCCTGCGATGCTGATACATATATATCAGGCCCTACTGTACTTTCTCTCAAAAAACCATATCCGTCCGACATCATGTCAAGCCTTCCGGACCCTAATATAATATTATCTTTTTTAGCTTCTTCAATATAAATATTTGTAATAAGATCTGATTTGCCCATCGTGGAAAAACCACTTATTCCATATTCTTTTGCTTTTTTTCTTAATTCCGTTAATTTCATTTCGAAAATATTTTCCATAATTTTCATCCCCTATTTTAATTTTTGATAGAATATTTTTGCTTCACCAGGCTGCAGATAATATTCCAGATTATCTGATACCTCATCCATTCTGTGCCCGTGCGATATATCTTTTATACTGCTTCCCTCCATAATCTCAAACATATTGGGAACCTTCACGTCCATGCCAGTGCTGGTATTAATATTTGCTATCATAAAGATCTTTTCCGTATTGTCAGAAGATTTTTTAAAAAATGAAAAGATATCGCTGTTTTCAAAATCATAAATCTCTACAAGACCATCTTCTTTCAGTATAGTATATTCTGCTTTTATTTCATTGATTAACCTTATATCTTCGGCTATATCATAGTTTATTTCCTCATAGTCCTTATATGTGGTATTTACCACGTCTATTTTTTTTACAAAACCATACTCAAAACCAAGTGTAATTGCTATGCTCGAACAAAAATACGCCTCTATTGCATAATAGCACACTGCTTTTTTACTGTCCTTATTGTATTCTTTTGCGAATCTTTCAGTATCATGATTTTCAGGAAATGATAATGACGGACATCTTTTCGACCACTTAACATAATCCCGCAAAAACCATTCATCTTTAAAATTCCACCACTTCAAACTATTCATAACCAGATCGAAACCTGATTCTACTATTTTAATTATTTCTTCCGGAGTACAGCTTAAAGTTTCGGCCAAGAACAGTGTATCTGGATATTGTTTTTTTACTTCATCAATTAGATATTTCCAAAGACTGGAAGGGACCTGATATGCGGCATCGCATCTAAAACCTTTTATTCCTAGACCTGCATAATATAAGATATAGTCAAGCCAGTATTTCCAGAGATTCTCTTTATCGCTGGAATTTTCATTGTCAATCTTGGCTAAATCACCCCAGATAATTAGTTTATCACCGTCTAAAGCTCCAGGATTTTTTATTGTTCCGTCCTCATTTTTTTCATACCATTCAGGATTTTTTTCTATAAGTACGGAGTCAATGGACGTGTGATTTATCACAAGATCCATCATTACTTTCATTTCTCTTTTTTCTGCTTCAAGGCAAAACTCCCTTATACGGGAATCACCTGTCTCCCTGTATTTTTCTGCTTCTTTTTCCATTGTTTCATAATCAGTTCCAAAAAGTCTCGGATTATATGCATAATAATCTTTTATGGAATAAATGGAACCTGAGAATCCCGGAAGATGAAAAGGATTCACATAAACCCAGTCAAAATTCATAAAGTCTATGTCATCCAGTTTTTCAACCCAGTTTTCAAAATTTTTCAAAAGATAAGGATACAGGTTATAAATTCTTGCATTAGTCATATCTTTCCTCCCCTTACTCAGACTAATTCACCATATAACGTCCATGTTTTTGTTTCATATATTTTCACATCCACAAATTTCCCTTTGAGATCCTCGTCACTCTTGAATAGTACGATTTTATGAGTCGAAGTTCTCCCTGTGAGCATATCGGGATTTTTGCTGCTAGGCCCGTCTACCAGAACCTTTAATGTCTGTCCGTAATATCTTTTGCTCTCTTCTTTTGCTCTTGCGTTCTGTAATCTCATCAACTGCTGAAGTCTCTCTTTCTTTACCTGTTCAGGCACCTGCTCTTCCAGCACTGCCGCCGGTGTTCCGCTTCTTTTAGAGTACATAAACATAAATGCATTTTCAAAGCCTACCTGATCTACCACATCCAGTGTATCCTGAAAGTCTTCATCAGTTTCACCCGGAAATCCTACTATTATGTCAGTTGTTATGCCTATATCCGGAATTTCTCTTTTTATTTTTAGAGCCAGTTCTATAAATTCTTCCTTTGTATAACCTCTGTTCATTGCTTCGAGTATACTCGTAGACCCTGACTGAAGAGGCAGGTGAAGCATTCTTGCTATTTTAGGATTTTCTGCTATTGCCTTTATCACAGAGTCTGTAAAGTCTTTTGGATGCGGCGAAATATACTTTATCCAAAAATCTCCCTCTATACTTGCAGCTTTTGTCAGAAGTCCGGCAAAATCTTCTCCCATATCAATTCTGTCACTTCCGTAAGAATTCACGTTCTGCCCTAAAAATAGTATTTCTTTGTAACCTTTATCTGCATACTGCTTCACATCTTCAAGTATTTCCCTCATAGGAACTGATCTTTCCATACCTCGTACATAAGGAACTATACAAAATGTGCAGTAATTATTACAACCATAAGTTATCGAAACAGATGCCACGATATCATCACCAAAATCAGCATCTACCCTTTTTGGTAGCTCATCTTCATCTTCCACCAGTACCACATGATCTACTGTTCCTTTCTGTATCTTTTCTATGATATCAGAAAGCTTGGCAATGTTCTGGTTTCCAATTACCAGATCCACAAACGGCGTTTTCTTGATGAATTCTTCCCTGACTTCCTGAGCCAGACAGCCTGTTACGCCTACTATCATACCATCTTTTTTTTCTTTTAATTTTTTTAATTCTCCTAATTTCCCATAGACCTTTACT
This genomic stretch from Sebaldella sp. S0638 harbors:
- the rho gene encoding transcription termination factor Rho; translated protein: MENIFEMKLTELRKKAKEYGISGFSTMGKSDLITNIYIEEAKKDNIILGSGRLDMMSDGYGFLRESTVGPDIYVSASQARKFALRNEDIVLGEVREPIGTEKNYALIKTLLINGDAPEKSTNRPFFDDLTPSYPEEKLNLSAASLSSRIIDLIAPIGKGQRGLIVAPPKAGKTILLSTLANDIINNNPEVELWILLIDERPEEVTDIKENVRDAEVFAATFDEDPSVHIKVTEDVLEKAKREVEKGKDIVILMDSLTRLARSYNIVVPSSGKLISGGIDPKALYYPKRFLGAARNIRKGGSLTIIATALIETGSKMDDIIFEEFKGTGNMEVILERSLAELRIFPAIDVLKSGTRKEEILLDEKTLKTIWNFRRYLSNYNEAEAVKKLIDLIKKTSSNDELINMISKDNSKITI
- a CDS encoding alpha-amylase family glycosyl hydrolase codes for the protein MTNARIYNLYPYLLKNFENWVEKLDDIDFMNFDWVYVNPFHLPGFSGSIYSIKDYYAYNPRLFGTDYETMEKEAEKYRETGDSRIREFCLEAEKREMKVMMDLVINHTSIDSVLIEKNPEWYEKNEDGTIKNPGALDGDKLIIWGDLAKIDNENSSDKENLWKYWLDYILYYAGLGIKGFRCDAAYQVPSSLWKYLIDEVKKQYPDTLFLAETLSCTPEEIIKIVESGFDLVMNSLKWWNFKDEWFLRDYVKWSKRCPSLSFPENHDTERFAKEYNKDSKKAVCYYAIEAYFCSSIAITLGFEYGFVKKIDVVNTTYKDYEEINYDIAEDIRLINEIKAEYTILKEDGLVEIYDFENSDIFSFFKKSSDNTEKIFMIANINTSTGMDVKVPNMFEIMEGSSIKDISHGHRMDEVSDNLEYYLQPGEAKIFYQKLK
- the miaB gene encoding tRNA (N6-isopentenyl adenosine(37)-C2)-methylthiotransferase MiaB, producing MDKKATIITYGCQMNVNESAKMKKMLQSIGYEIVDDIDVSDLVLLNTCTVREGAAVKVYGKLGELKKLKEKKDGMIVGVTGCLAQEVREEFIKKTPFVDLVIGNQNIAKLSDIIEKIQKGTVDHVVLVEDEDELPKRVDADFGDDIVASVSITYGCNNYCTFCIVPYVRGMERSVPMREILEDVKQYADKGYKEILFLGQNVNSYGSDRIDMGEDFAGLLTKAASIEGDFWIKYISPHPKDFTDSVIKAIAENPKIARMLHLPLQSGSTSILEAMNRGYTKEEFIELALKIKREIPDIGITTDIIVGFPGETDEDFQDTLDVVDQVGFENAFMFMYSKRSGTPAAVLEEQVPEQVKKERLQQLMRLQNARAKEESKRYYGQTLKVLVDGPSSKNPDMLTGRTSTHKIVLFKSDEDLKGKFVDVKIYETKTWTLYGELV